Part of the Paenibacillus aurantius genome, GGAATTGAAGCGGATCCGCGCGCAGGAAGCCCGGAACGCAGGCGCCTTAATCGGAGCGACGGTCATCAGCCTCGATGTCCCCGATCTTGCCGTCCGATCCGACAACGACGAATGGGTCCGGCGGCTGGTTAACGTGATCCGCCAAACGGAGCCTGACCTTATCATTACCCACCCTCCCGAGGACTACATGAAAGATCACATGGAGGTGTCCAAAGCGGTTTTCGATGCGAGCTTCTCCGCCACCGTTCCCTATTATGAGGCTTCGGTGCCGGCTCCGGCTCATCCGAAGGTCGCGCCTATCTTCTATATGGACACCTTGGCCGGTGTCGGCTTCCTGCCGGAGGAGTACGTCGACATTACCGATCATATCGAAACCAAGATCGCCATGAATGCCGCGCATGAAAGTCAGATCCGCTGGCTCTACGAGCATGACGGCATCGATTTTCTGGATTTCGTGCGGACCGTTTCCAAATTCCGAGGCCTGCAGTGCGGTGCAGGATTCGCCGAGGGGTTCGTACAAGCGAAGGCGTGGCCTCGTCTGACGGCCGGCAGACTTCTTCCCTAAACGGAAGCATCCCCCTTGAACAGGAGCTGAATCGATGACTTTGCGAATAGGTTTTATTGGAGTGGGCGGAATTGCCCAGCATCATATGCTGCAGCTGAAAGAAATTCCCGAAGCTCAGATTGTGCTGGTATACGACGTGAACCGGGAAGCCGCGGAGCAAACGGCTGCCGGGCTTGGGGCAAGAGCAGCCGGAAGTCCCGATGAAGTATTGGACAAAAGCCGGGTGGACGCCGTCTATGTGTGCGTGCCGCCTTTTGCGCGGGAGGAGCTGGAGGTGACGGCAGCCCGGCGGGGAATCCCCTTCTTCGTGGAAAAGCCGCTTGGCGTTGATTTGGAGCTGGTCCGCCGCAAAGCAGAGGTAATCCGGGAGAGCGGCGTCCTCCATGCGGTCGGCTATGTCCTGCGCTATTACGATACGGTACAGATGGCCAAGGACTATCTGCAGAACAAGCCGTATCACCTGGTACAAGCGAGTCGTCTCGGAGGAAGTCATCCATCCAAATGGTGGAAGCAGCTGGACCTGTCGGGCGGGAATCTGGTGGATGCGGCCACGCATCAGGTGGACCTGCTGCGATATGTGGGCGGAGAGTTCAAGGAGGTTTTTGCGTCCTTCGGCCAAACGGCCATCCATCAGTTGGACCCGGACGCAACCATCTACGATTCGGGCTCGCTGTCCTTTACTATGCAGTCGGGAGCGGTAGGCAGCCTCACCGAATCCTGCATGTCGACTATCCATCCAGGCAACGAGGTGCGGGTGTACGGAAGCGACTTCTTCCTGGAATTAAGCGGAAACGGAAGAACCTTGCTGATCAAGGATGCGGGTGGGGAGCAGACCTGGACCTCCGAGAAGAACGCCTTCCTGGAACAGGCGCGGGCCTTCCTTCAGGCCGTATCCTCCGGGTCCCGGGAACTCATTCTCTGCGACTATGAAGACGGGCTGAAAACACTCGAATTCACATTAGCGGCGAACCGGTCGGGCTTGGAACGGCGGGTCGTGGAGCTCACCTAGTACGGCAGGAAGAGAATAACGAATAAGCAGGCGATCGCTAACCGGAGAAGAACCGGAACGATCGCCTTTTTGCATGATGGGTCTGACGCTTTATTTCATTACAGGGAATAGACCCGGCCGGTTATTCCATCGTTTCAATAAATTGACTGGCGCAAGTAGAGAGGGGCACATGGCGCATGGTCAGGATCCCGACCTGAGAAGGAGGGATGTCCACGTCGAGCTCAATTTCGAACAGCGACCCTTCCTCCAGCTCCTTGGCTACGAATTCGCGGGTGATGTAGGAAATGCCGAGTCCGTTGCGGGCGAACTCAATTAGCAGCTCCACGCTCCCGACTTCAATCTCGGGCTTGATGGCATAGCCGTAGCTTTGGAACAATTCCGTTATGCCTGTCCGGGCCCGGCTGTTGCGGGAGAACAGGATGATCGGGTACTGCAGGAGCTGGTCCAGGGACAGCCTTTTTCCCTTCAGCTCGGCATAACGGGTGCCGGCTACGAAGCCGTCCTGCAGCTGGATGTTCTCCCTTACCTTAAGCTGGGGATCCACAATGGGCAAACGAACGACGCCCATGTCGATGGAGCCTTCCTTCAGGAAGGCAATGATCTCCGGTGTCGTTCCGTGCTTCAGGTGGAGGCGGATTCCGGGATGATGACGGTGAAACTCTTCGAGATACGGCTGCAGGTAATGCTTGAACAACGAATCGCTGCCGCCGATTCTCAGCTCTCCGCTGTCCAGATTTTTGAGGGCGGCCATCTTTTCCTCCGCCAGCGTGAGCAAGGTTTGGGACTGCTCGATATACGAGAACAGGACGGCTCCCTCGGACGTAAGCGTAACGCCTTTGGAGCTGCGGTAAAACAACGTGAGGCCGAACCGGTCTTCCAGCTGTTTGATGGAGTGGCTGACGCTCGGCTGGGTCAGGTGAAGCATTTTGGCCGCCTGGGTCAGGCTGTTGGTTTTGGCTGCCCAGTAAAACACTTTGTACAGTTCGTAGTTAATGGTCATAGATGGTGTCTATGGCTCCTATGGAATCTATTCATTACTCGTATGGAGTATATCCGTATTATAGTGGAATCAGATACAGGATACCAGAGCTTGGGGAGGACTAGAACTATGCTTATAACCAAAACAGTGGAGCAGTTAGCCGTCGATACGATCCGGACCTTGTCGATCGATGCGGTCAACAGCGCCAATTCGGGACATCCCGGGCTGCCGATGGGAGCGGCCCCGATGGCTTATGCGCTGTGGGCTAATGTCATGAACCACAACCCGAATCATTCTAAATGGTTTAACCGCGACCGCTTTGTGCTGTCCGCCGGACACGGCTCGGCGCTGTTGTACAGCCTTCTGCATCTATTCGGCTATCAGGTGACGATCGAGGACCTGAAACAATTCCGCCAGCTGAACAGCCGGACGCCGGGGCATCCCGAATTCGGCCATACGGATGGAGTGGAGGCTACGACGGGACCACTCGGGCAGGGATTGGCCAATGCCGTCGGAATGGCGATGGCGGAGGCGCATCTCGCCTCCAAATTCAATCGCGACGCTTTCCCGGTCGTCGACCATTATACGTATGCGCTGGTGGGCGACGGCTGCTTGATGGAAGGCATCTCCTATGAGGCGATGTCCATGGCCGGGCACATGAAGCTGGGCAAGCTGATCGTGCTGTATGATTCGAACGACATTTCGCTTGACGGGCCGCTTTCCCTCTCGTTCGGAGAACAGATGAAGAAGAGAGTGGAGTCCGCCGAATGGGAATATTTGCGGGTGGAGGACGGCAACGACCTGTCTAGCATCACCGAGGCGATCCAGGCCGCCAAGCAAAATACGGAGCAGCCGACCCTGATCGAAATCCGCACCATCATCGGGTACGGCAGCAAGGCGGCGGGGACGAACAAAGTCCACGGCAACCCGCTCGGGAAGGAAGAAGCCAAGGCGACGAAGGAAGCGTACGGCTGGATGTATGAGGAAGAGTTTTCCGTTCCGGAGGAAGTGAAGGCTCACTATGCCGAGCTCCGGCAGAAGGGGCAGGCCAAGGAAGAAGAGTGGAACGAGCTGGTCCGCTCCTACCGGGCGAAGCATCCCGAGCTCGGCCAGGAGCTCGAGCGGGCGATGGACGGCAAGGTCTCTCTGGAGGCGGGCGACATCCTTACCTTCGATTCGTCGAAGGCGCTATCCACCCGGGTCGCGAGCGGCGAGACCATCAATCATCTGGTAGGCATCGTTCCTTCGCTCTTCGGCGGCAGCGCCGATCTGTCCCATTCGACGATGACGGATATTCGCGGAGAACAGAAGTTTGCTGTAGAATCATATTCAGGGCGCAACGTTTACTTCGGCGTCCGGGAGCATGCGATGGGAGCGGCCGGCAACGGCTTGGCCCTGCACGGAGGCGTGAAGCCGTTCGTCAGCACGTTCTTCGTGTTCAGCGATTACCTGCGCCCCTCCATTAGGCTCGCGGCCCTGCAAAAGCTGCCGGTGGTCTACGTGTTTACTCACGATTCGATTGCCGTTGGCGAAGACGGGCCTACGCATGAGCCGGTGGAGCACCTCGCCGCGCTGCGCACCATCCCCGGACTGACGGTTATCCGGCCGTCCGATGCCAACGAGACGGCAAGCGCTTGGGCGTATGCGCTGCAGCAAACGGAGGGTCCGGTCGCCCTCGTGCTGAGCCGGCAGAACCTGCCTGTCCTGGAAGCGACCCAAGGGAACCTCGAAGGGGTGGCGCGAGGCGGCTACATCCTCGAAGAAACCAACGGAGAGCCGGACCTCATCCTGATCGCCACCGGTTCGGAAGTAACGCTTGCGTTGAACACCAAGGCGGAGCTCGAGCAGCAGCAGCTTTCGGTTCGTGTGGTGGCCATGCCTTGCCGGGAGCAATTCGACCGCCAACCGGACGCTTACAAAGAGCAGGTTCTGCCGGCTTCAGTGACCAAACGCCTGGTCATGGAAGCAGGGATTTCCCTCGGCTGGGACCGTTATGCGGGTACGGAAGGTAAAGTGCTGTCGATCGAGAGCTTCGGCGCTTCCGGACCAGGAGGAGCGGTCATGGAATCGTTCGGTTTCTCAGTAAGCAACGCCGTTCGTTTGGCTAAAGAAATCCTGAAGTAATTTACTTTCCAAGGAGGTTGTCAACGATGAAACTGTTTATTGACACGGCCAATGTAGAGGACATCAAGAAAGCCTATAAAGTCGGTCTTTTGTCCGGGGTTACGACCAACCCGTCACTGGTTGCCAAAGAGGGAGTAAAATTCGAGGACCGCATTGCCGAAATTCTGCAGGCGGTGCCCGAGGTGGAATCCGTTTCGGCCGAAGTCACGCCGGATGCTCTTACGGCAGAGGACATGATCGCGCAGGCCAATGAACTGATCAAGATTAACAACGGAGACAAGAACATCACCATCAAGCTTCCGATGACGCTCGAAGGGCTGGAGGCGTGCCGTTACCTGACCCGCAAAGGCGTAAAAACCAATGTGACGCTGGTCTTTACCGTCAATCAAGCACTCTTGGCCGCGCGGGCGGGAGCCACTTACGTATCTCCTTTCCTCGGCCGCTTGGATGACATCTCCGAGGACGGGGTTCTGCTGGTTACGAAAATCGCGGAGCTGTTCCGCATTCACAACTTCGATTCCCAAATTATCGCCGCCTCGGTCCGGCATCCGGACCATGTGACCCGGGTAGCGATGGCGGGCGCTCATATCGCCACGATGCCGTTCTCCGTCATCGAACAAATGGCCAAGCATCCCCTGACCGATCAAGGGATGGCCAAGTTTGCGGACGATTGGAAGAAGACGAAGCTTTCTTAGTTTTATTGCCTGCTTACCCAACCCGGCGTTTCCCGCTAATTGGTTGATAAGAGCAAGCCCCCGAGTTGCAAGGGGCACCGGTTAAGGACCGGTGCCGGCCTGCAGCCGGGGGCTTTTTTAGTTTTGGGCTAGCTGCTACTTTTATGGGGATTATTATTTCATGGAAGCGGTCTTTAAGCTGAAAGGAAATGATTTGTATCTATGGTAGAAGGGAATACCCGACTCCATAAAGAGGCCGGATCGGCCTCTTTTTTATTCCTCGGAATGACGTGTTGATAGGACAAAAATATTCAATTATTTAGGATATGGACAAGATTGTTATCACTTTATAAGCATATTCATGTTCTATAATGATGGAGAAGGGCTTACAACGGGAAGCAGGAAAGGAATCGCCATGAACCAACCGAAAACAAAGGAATTGACATGGACCATGCCGGAGGTTCACCTTCCGTCCATACCGGGTAATACCGTGCGGTTAACCGATTACGGAGCGGTGGGAGACGGACGGACCGATAACACCGAAGCTTTCCGCCGGGCGATAGAAGATTGCGTTAAAGCCGGGGGAGGCCGGGTCGTCATCCCGCCGGGCCTATGGCTGACCGGGCCTATCACCCTGGCGAGCCGGCTGGAGCTGCACGCCGAGGAAGGGGCGGTCGTACGGTTTAGCCGACGCTATACGGATTATCCCCTCATTTCGTCTACGTTTGAAGGCGGGCCGTCTATCCGCTGTCAGTCGCCGCTGAATGCCGAGAGTGCCGAGGATGTGGCCATTACAGGAAAAGGGGTCTTCGACGGCGGGGGAGAGGCATGGAGGCCTGTGAAGCGTTGGAAAATGACGGAGCCCCAATGGAACCGCCTTGCAAGCTCCGGGGGTGTTGTGGAGGAGTCGGGAGAGGTATGGTGGCCAAGCGAAGCGGCCAGGAATGGGGCTGCGGGAGTGGAACAGCTGCTTCGGAAAGGGAAGAAGGAACCGGAGGACTTCCTGCCTTACCGGGATTATCTGCGGCCTAACCTCCTTAGCTTCCGCAAATGCAAACGCATTCTTCTGGACGGGCCGACCTTCCAAAATTCGGCTGCCTGGAATTTGCACCCGTGGGCCTCGGAGCACGTGACCATCCGCCGGGTAACGGTCCGCAATCCGTGGTATGCGCAGAACGGCGATGGCCTGGATCTGGATTCCTGCCGATTCGCTCTCGTGGAAGGATGCACGTTCGACGTGGGCGATGACGCCATCTGCTTAAAGTCCGGTAAAGATGAAGCCGGGCGGGCGCTCGGCCTGCCGACGGAATACGTAACCATTCGGGATTGCACCGTCTATCACGGGCATGGGGGATTCGTCATCGGCAGTGAAATGTCGGGCGGTGTCCGCCGGGTGCAGATTAGCGATTGTTTGTTTATGGGGACCGATATTGGGCTTCGTTTCAAGAGTGCCCGGGGACGAGGGGGAGTCGTGGAAGACATCCACATCGAACGAATCCGCATGACGGATATAGCGGGCGAGGCCATTTCCTTCCACTTGTTCTACGAAGGGGTGGAAGGCTCGGGTACGGCAAGAGATGAGAGCCACCCGGTAACGGAGGAGACCCCGATTTTCCGTAACATCCAGATCCGGGATGTGGACTGTGCCGGGGCGGATAAAGCCTTTCTCGTGAACGGCTTGGCGGAAATGCCGCTGGAAGGCGTGAGCGTGCGGAACTATACGGCCACGGCCCGGGAAGGGGTGGTCTGTCACCAGGTTAACCAGCTGGTATTGGAGGATGTTACGGTCTTCCCAACGGAGGGTCCGCTTGTGAAGCTTCACCAGAGCCGGAATGTGGAGATCCTCCGGCTGGGGGGAGCGGGAGGAGAGTCGGACTCGCGAATGCTGGCGGTCACCGGCGCCGCTTCCGCCCATATCACCTGCCGCGATTCCCGGACGGCACCCACGCACCGGAGCGTCACATCGGCTCCCGAGGTGGATAGCCGGACGGTCGTTGCCACGGATCAGTAACGATGGTCCTGCCTGTAGTGCAAGGGGGAAACCCCGGCCACCTTCTTGAACGTTTTGTTGAAATGGGAAATATGCTCGAAGCCGACCTGTCCGGCTATCGCCTGCACCTTCTCGCTTGTTGTCCGGAGAAGCTTCTGGGCTTCCCGTATGCGGACGACCCGAATGTATTCGCTGATATGGAAGCCGGTCAGCTTCAGAAAGATCCGGCTCAAATAGGCGGGACTGATATAGAAGTGCTTGGCCAGCTGCTCCAGCGTTAAGGGATTCCGGTAATGGGTCTGGATATACGCGGTGATTTCCGATACCTTCTGATGCATCGGATGGCCCGGCTCGGGCGAGACGGGACCGGCCGCCTGGACCCGGTGCAGCCGGATTAAGAGCTCGGACAGCAGATGCCGGACATAGGTCTCATATAACGGCTGTTCGTCCTTGCATTCCCCGACCAGCTGGAGCAGAAGGCGTTCGAGCTCGGGCTGATCCTTCGGAGGAACCCGCAGCAGGGTCGATTGCTGGAAGAGCGGCAGGTGAAGCAGGCGGCCGGTGTCCCGGAGGAATTCGGGAGTGAACTGAATCAGCACCCGCTCGAACTGCTCCACCTGGGAGCTGGCGGTGGAGTGAAAGTCATGAGGGACGACAAGGACCATGTCGCCCTTTTGTGCGGTATGGACTTTGCCGTTTATGAAGTAGACCCGTTCCCCCTCGAGCAGGCCGTACAGCTCATAGAAGGAATGAGAATGGGGACGCGGCATGGCGGAATACCCGAAGCGGCGCATCCGTTGAATGGCAAACGATTCGCCTTCTACCTTGTACTTTTTTTCAATTAAGTCATTCATTTGCATTGGCCCCCGCTCCTCTTCGTTACATATGGTTAAGAACCCGGTTATTCGTAAGGTCTGTCTTAGTATTTTACCATAGGCGGGCGGGGGGCCGACCGGCGGAACTCAGCGTTATACCCTAGATTCCCGCCGGCAGATTCAAGGAATAAGCATAGGGGAGGCAGATCACGCATGAGCAATGAGCATTGGCAGGATCCGCTGTTGTGGGCGGACCAATTCATGGAACGGTACCGGGAAGACGGCAGCGAAAAGTTTACCAGGAGCTGGAATTACGAAATCGGCTGCTTCCTGCGGGCGCTGGAGGAGTGCGGCCGGCAAAGCGGGGATGACCGGTATTTCGCCTATATCCGTAACCGGACGGACCAGTACGTTCAAGAGGACGGCAGCATCCGTACCTATGTGCGGGAGCATTACAATCTCGACCAGATCCATTCAGGCAAGCTTCTGTTTCTTCTGCTGGAGCAGACGGGGGAAGCCAAGTACCGGAAGGCAATCGAGAACTTGATCAAGCAGATGAAAGGACACCCCCGCACGGAGGAGGGCGGTTTCTGGCACAAAAAGATCTATCCTTTCCAGATGTGGCTGGACGGCTTGTACATGGCCGCTCCGTTCCTCGCTCAATACGGGAAACTCACCGGTGAAGAGAGTTGGTTTGACACGGCGGCGGAGCAGCTGGTCCTGGTCGAGAAGAAGACGCGTAATCCGGAGAACGGCTTGCTTCATCACGCATGGGACGCTTCCGGGGAGCAGCCTTGGGCGGACAGCGTGACCGGGCGCTCCCCGCATGTCTGGAGCCGCGCGATGGGCTGGTATGCAATGGCCCTGGTAGACACGCTCGATCATCTGCCGGAGGACCACCCGAAAAGGGGGCTGCTCATTGGGCTGATGGAGCGCATGGCCGGAGCGCTTGTCCGCGTCCAGGACGCCGAAACCGGGCTGTGGCCCCAGGTGCTCGACCAATCCGGCCGGGAAGGCAATTACTTGGAGGCTTCGGGCACCTCCATGTTCGCTTACGCGCTGGCCAAAGGCGCCCGGCTGGGGTATTTGACCGGGTCGGCGGGGGAAGCCGCACGCCGCGGGTATGAGGGCCTTCTCCGCTATCTTGTCAGGGAAGAAGAGGGCGGCCAGGTTCACCTGACGCAGTGCAACAGCGTAGCGGGACTCGGGGGCTCCCCTTACCGGGACGGCACCTTTGCTTACTATATCGGCGAGCGCGTCGTGGAGGATGACCCGAAGGCCGTCTCTCCCTTTATTCTGGCCGGTCTGGAAAACGGACGCCTTCACGCGGCAAAGGAGCGGAGGGGATGAAGACATTTCGTAACCCGATTCTGCCGGGCTTCTATCCTGATCCCTCCATCTGCCGGGTCGGTGAAGACTATTATATGGTAACGT contains:
- a CDS encoding PIG-L deacetylase family protein, producing MNILAVGCHPDDLEIGCGGTLSKYAAQGHAVTMVHVANGNKGHKVIPSEELKRIRAQEARNAGALIGATVISLDVPDLAVRSDNDEWVRRLVNVIRQTEPDLIITHPPEDYMKDHMEVSKAVFDASFSATVPYYEASVPAPAHPKVAPIFYMDTLAGVGFLPEEYVDITDHIETKIAMNAAHESQIRWLYEHDGIDFLDFVRTVSKFRGLQCGAGFAEGFVQAKAWPRLTAGRLLP
- a CDS encoding Gfo/Idh/MocA family protein, whose protein sequence is MTLRIGFIGVGGIAQHHMLQLKEIPEAQIVLVYDVNREAAEQTAAGLGARAAGSPDEVLDKSRVDAVYVCVPPFAREELEVTAARRGIPFFVEKPLGVDLELVRRKAEVIRESGVLHAVGYVLRYYDTVQMAKDYLQNKPYHLVQASRLGGSHPSKWWKQLDLSGGNLVDAATHQVDLLRYVGGEFKEVFASFGQTAIHQLDPDATIYDSGSLSFTMQSGAVGSLTESCMSTIHPGNEVRVYGSDFFLELSGNGRTLLIKDAGGEQTWTSEKNAFLEQARAFLQAVSSGSRELILCDYEDGLKTLEFTLAANRSGLERRVVELT
- a CDS encoding LysR family transcriptional regulator, whose amino-acid sequence is MTINYELYKVFYWAAKTNSLTQAAKMLHLTQPSVSHSIKQLEDRFGLTLFYRSSKGVTLTSEGAVLFSYIEQSQTLLTLAEEKMAALKNLDSGELRIGGSDSLFKHYLQPYLEEFHRHHPGIRLHLKHGTTPEIIAFLKEGSIDMGVVRLPIVDPQLKVRENIQLQDGFVAGTRYAELKGKRLSLDQLLQYPIILFSRNSRARTGITELFQSYGYAIKPEIEVGSVELLIEFARNGLGISYITREFVAKELEEGSLFEIELDVDIPPSQVGILTMRHVPLSTCASQFIETME
- the tkt gene encoding transketolase, with amino-acid sequence MLITKTVEQLAVDTIRTLSIDAVNSANSGHPGLPMGAAPMAYALWANVMNHNPNHSKWFNRDRFVLSAGHGSALLYSLLHLFGYQVTIEDLKQFRQLNSRTPGHPEFGHTDGVEATTGPLGQGLANAVGMAMAEAHLASKFNRDAFPVVDHYTYALVGDGCLMEGISYEAMSMAGHMKLGKLIVLYDSNDISLDGPLSLSFGEQMKKRVESAEWEYLRVEDGNDLSSITEAIQAAKQNTEQPTLIEIRTIIGYGSKAAGTNKVHGNPLGKEEAKATKEAYGWMYEEEFSVPEEVKAHYAELRQKGQAKEEEWNELVRSYRAKHPELGQELERAMDGKVSLEAGDILTFDSSKALSTRVASGETINHLVGIVPSLFGGSADLSHSTMTDIRGEQKFAVESYSGRNVYFGVREHAMGAAGNGLALHGGVKPFVSTFFVFSDYLRPSIRLAALQKLPVVYVFTHDSIAVGEDGPTHEPVEHLAALRTIPGLTVIRPSDANETASAWAYALQQTEGPVALVLSRQNLPVLEATQGNLEGVARGGYILEETNGEPDLILIATGSEVTLALNTKAELEQQQLSVRVVAMPCREQFDRQPDAYKEQVLPASVTKRLVMEAGISLGWDRYAGTEGKVLSIESFGASGPGGAVMESFGFSVSNAVRLAKEILK
- the fsa gene encoding fructose-6-phosphate aldolase gives rise to the protein MKLFIDTANVEDIKKAYKVGLLSGVTTNPSLVAKEGVKFEDRIAEILQAVPEVESVSAEVTPDALTAEDMIAQANELIKINNGDKNITIKLPMTLEGLEACRYLTRKGVKTNVTLVFTVNQALLAARAGATYVSPFLGRLDDISEDGVLLVTKIAELFRIHNFDSQIIAASVRHPDHVTRVAMAGAHIATMPFSVIEQMAKHPLTDQGMAKFADDWKKTKLS
- a CDS encoding glycoside hydrolase family 28 protein, coding for MNQPKTKELTWTMPEVHLPSIPGNTVRLTDYGAVGDGRTDNTEAFRRAIEDCVKAGGGRVVIPPGLWLTGPITLASRLELHAEEGAVVRFSRRYTDYPLISSTFEGGPSIRCQSPLNAESAEDVAITGKGVFDGGGEAWRPVKRWKMTEPQWNRLASSGGVVEESGEVWWPSEAARNGAAGVEQLLRKGKKEPEDFLPYRDYLRPNLLSFRKCKRILLDGPTFQNSAAWNLHPWASEHVTIRRVTVRNPWYAQNGDGLDLDSCRFALVEGCTFDVGDDAICLKSGKDEAGRALGLPTEYVTIRDCTVYHGHGGFVIGSEMSGGVRRVQISDCLFMGTDIGLRFKSARGRGGVVEDIHIERIRMTDIAGEAISFHLFYEGVEGSGTARDESHPVTEETPIFRNIQIRDVDCAGADKAFLVNGLAEMPLEGVSVRNYTATAREGVVCHQVNQLVLEDVTVFPTEGPLVKLHQSRNVEILRLGGAGGESDSRMLAVTGAASAHITCRDSRTAPTHRSVTSAPEVDSRTVVATDQ
- a CDS encoding helix-turn-helix transcriptional regulator, producing MNDLIEKKYKVEGESFAIQRMRRFGYSAMPRPHSHSFYELYGLLEGERVYFINGKVHTAQKGDMVLVVPHDFHSTASSQVEQFERVLIQFTPEFLRDTGRLLHLPLFQQSTLLRVPPKDQPELERLLLQLVGECKDEQPLYETYVRHLLSELLIRLHRVQAAGPVSPEPGHPMHQKVSEITAYIQTHYRNPLTLEQLAKHFYISPAYLSRIFLKLTGFHISEYIRVVRIREAQKLLRTTSEKVQAIAGQVGFEHISHFNKTFKKVAGVSPLHYRQDHRY
- a CDS encoding glycoside hydrolase family 88/105 protein, which translates into the protein MSNEHWQDPLLWADQFMERYREDGSEKFTRSWNYEIGCFLRALEECGRQSGDDRYFAYIRNRTDQYVQEDGSIRTYVREHYNLDQIHSGKLLFLLLEQTGEAKYRKAIENLIKQMKGHPRTEEGGFWHKKIYPFQMWLDGLYMAAPFLAQYGKLTGEESWFDTAAEQLVLVEKKTRNPENGLLHHAWDASGEQPWADSVTGRSPHVWSRAMGWYAMALVDTLDHLPEDHPKRGLLIGLMERMAGALVRVQDAETGLWPQVLDQSGREGNYLEASGTSMFAYALAKGARLGYLTGSAGEAARRGYEGLLRYLVREEEGGQVHLTQCNSVAGLGGSPYRDGTFAYYIGERVVEDDPKAVSPFILAGLENGRLHAAKERRG